The Lycium ferocissimum isolate CSIRO_LF1 chromosome 1, AGI_CSIRO_Lferr_CH_V1, whole genome shotgun sequence genome includes a region encoding these proteins:
- the LOC132050159 gene encoding uncharacterized protein LOC132050159 isoform X4, translating into MLIAQEMSKEIDSSHNPPSVVAKLMGLDALPQKSVPAIRHNFGAHSRCHTDSSFSYCQHENESLTEELQQEFHQYPEQNEYKDVYEVWQQPQKTNCVRSKSPQKARHDETSLDKKSAFVRQKFIEAKCLSIDEQLRESTEFQDALDVLSSNTDLFLKFLQEPNPMFSQHLYKLQSIPPPPETKRITVLRPSKMVDDCKFGGSVKKNEINRTTHVGLGNRAKNHMAFSPPAASWNIDENHAQPTRIVVLKPSLGKTHNYRAASSSPSASPRVSQTETSFVNMEANEAQESREVAQTITQHMRVNIGGHQRDETLLSSVFANGYIGDESSFNKSEKEYAAGNISDSEVMSPASRHSWDYINRFGSPYSCSSLGRASYSPESSVSREAKKRLSERWAMVASNGSCQEQRQMRRSSSNTLGEMLALSDIKTAGRIEQESIKEDPQISNSASVSNSKDDDAINKSPRNLLRSKSVPLSSTAFSSQLNVGAPDPVTGENDLPKQTTKPRSTKSSLKGKVSNLFFSRNKKSNKDGAKCLQSNDELQSGAKPLHSLSKVDKYSGEFLDDRRVECSASDLHESSCALTCEDLVGKQGTTSPEVVLSGARSLHAGHPCENQDQPSPISVLEAPFEEDEHPACISSGSIKPDRHAGAELSLHPIKSNLIDKSPPIGSIARTLSWDDSCADTASSVYVRPSSSTQRIEEVEREWFSFVQTLLTVAGLDEVQSDAFSTMWHSPESPLDPSLREKYIDLNEKETLHEAKRRQRRSTQKLVFDCVNAALLEIAGYGPDNCQRAIPSMGVHNNLPQGTRLVLLDQVWDRMKEWFPSEAKYLSIDGGDLDSLVVEGMVTKEVTGKWWLENLRLELDNVEIEIEGKLLEELVHESVVEFAGRM; encoded by the exons ATGCTTATAGCCCAAGAAATGTCCAAGGAAATAGATTCTAGTCACAATCCACCTAGTGTTGTTGCCAAGCTGATGGGGCTTGATGCTCTTCCGCAGAAATCTGTTCCAGCTATAAGACATAATTTTGGAGCTCATTCGCGGTGTCATACAGATTCCTCTTTCAGCTATTGCCAGCACGAAAACGAATCCTTGACGGAAGAACTGCAGCAAGAATTTCATCAATACCCAGAGCAGAATGAATATAAAGATGTTTATGAAGTTTGGCAGCAACCCCAAAAAACGAACTGTGTGAGAAGTAAATCCCCACAAAAGGCAAGACACGACGAAACTAGTTTGGACAAGAAGTCAGCCTTTGTTCGTCAGAAGTTTATTGAAGCAAAATGTTTATCCATAGATGAACAACTTCGCGAGTCTACGGAATTCCAAGATGCATTGGATGTCTTAAGTTCCAACACGGATCTGTTCCTCAAGTTTCTGCAAGAACCAAATCCAATGTTTTCTCAGCATTTATATAAGTTGCAGTCTATACCTCCTCCTCCTGAGACAAAGCGAATAACTGTTCTAAGACCATCAAAAATGGTTGATGATTGTAAATTTGGTGGATcagtgaagaaaaatgaaataaacagaACAACCCATGTAGGTCTGGGAAACAGGGCAAAAAACCATATGGCATTTTCCCCTCCCGCAGCAAGTTGGAACATTGATGAAAATCATGCTCAACCTACACGGATAGTCGTGTTAAAACCAAGCCTTGGTAAGACTCACAACTATAGGGCTGCAAGTTCTTCACCTTCAGCATCACCGAGAGTATCACAAACTGAAACAAGTTTCGTCAACATGGAGGCTAATGAAGCTCAAGAATCAAGAGAAGTGGCACAAACTATCACACAGCATATGCGAGTAAACATAGGTGGACATCAAAGGGATGAAACATTACTTTCTTCTGTATTTGCAAATGGCTACATTGGTGATGAAAGCTCATTTAATAAATCTGAAAAAGAGTATGCAGCTGGAAATATCAGTGATTCTGAAGTCATGTCACCAGCTTCTAGGCACTCGTGGGATTATATCAATAGGTTTGGCAGCCCTTATTCTTGCTCCTCCTTGGGCCGTGCTTCTTATTCCCCTGAATCTTCAGTTTCTAGAGAAGCCAAGAAGCGACTTTCTGAGAGATGGGCGATGGTGGCATCTAATGGCAGTTGTCAAGAACAAAGACAAATGAGGAGAAGCTCCAGCAACACTTTAGGTGAGATGCTTGCTCTTTCTGATATTAAGACGGCAGGAAGAATAGAGCAGGAGAGTATTAAAGAAGATCCCCAGATTTCAAATTCCGCCTCGGTGAGTAATTCCAAAGATGATGATGCTATCAACAAGTCACCAAGGAATCTCTTGAGGTCTAAATCTGTCCCTCTATCCTCTACTGCATTCAGTTCGCAGTTGAATGTGGGTGCCCCAGATCCTGTGACCGGAGAAAATGACCTCCCCAAGCAGACAACAAAACCGAGAAGTACAAAATCATCACTGAAAGGGAAGGTCTCAAATCTTTTCTTCTCTAGGAACAAAAAGTCAAACAAAGACGGAGCCAAGTGCTTGCAATCCAATGATGAATTGCAGTCAGGTGCAAAGCCTTTACATTCTCTATCAAAAGTTGACAAATATAGTGGTGAATTCCTTGATGATCGAAGGGTTGAGTGCTCAGCAAGCGATCTTCATGAATCATCATGTGCGCTAACTTGTGAAGATTTAGTTGGGAAGCAAGGCACAACCTCTCCTGAG GTTGTGCTCTCTGGAGCAAGATCTTTGCACGCTGGACACCCATGTGAGAACCAGGACCAACCAAGTCCTATATCAGTTTTGGAGGCACCATTTGAAGAGGATGAACATCCAGCATGTATATCATCTGGCAGTATCAAGCCAGACCGTCATG CAGGTGCCGAGTTGTCTCTTCACCCTATAAAGTCCAACTTGATCGATAAATCTCCTCCAATAGGATCAATTGCTCGTACATTATCATGGGACGATTCCTGTGCAGATACAGCCAGTTCAGTTTACGTGAGACCATCATCATCCACTCAGAGGATTGAGGAAGTAGAACGTGAATGGTTCTCTTTTGTTCAAACATTACTAACTGTGGCTGGTCTTGATGAAGTGCAGTCTGACGCTTTCTCAACCATGTGGCATTCTCCTGAAAGCCCTTTGGACCCGTCACTCAGAGAAAAATACATTGATCTGAATGAGAAGGAGACACTACATGAGGCTAAGCGAAGACAAAGGAGATCAACCCAGAAGCTTGTGTTTGATTGTGTAAATGCAGCTTTACTAGAAATTGCAGGATATGGGCCAGACAATTGCCAAAGAGCCATACCTTCTATGGGGGTCCATAATAATCTGCCACAGGGAACTAGGCTAGTATTGTTGGACCAAGTGTGGGACCGAATGAAGGAATGGTTTCCTAGTGAAGCGAAATATCTCTCTATTGATGGCGGGGACTTAGACAGCCTGGTGGTGGAGGGTATGGTAACGAAGGAGGTAACGGGGAAATGGTGGCTTGAAAATTTGAGATTAGAATTAGACAATGTAGAAATCGAAATTGAAGGGAAGTTGCTCGAAGAGCTTGTGCATGAATCTGTCGTTGAATTTGCAGGTAGAATGTGA
- the LOC132050159 gene encoding uncharacterized protein LOC132050159 isoform X3, with protein MNGFPNGKSRNHDKPSPGCLGRMVNLFDLNSGVAGNRLLTDKPHRDGSLSRSQSDLVRLSPSSEDQVEEKLVVSNLKRTSSNRKSNGTPIKMLIAQEMSKEIDSSHNPPSVVAKLMGLDALPQKSVPAIRHNFGAHSRCHTDSSFSYCQHENESLTEELQQEFHQYPEQNEYKDVYEVWQQPQKTNCVRSKSPQKARHDETSLDKKSAFVRQKFIEAKCLSIDEQLRESTEFQDALDVLSSNTDLFLKFLQEPNPMFSQHLYKLQSIPPPPETKRITVLRPSKMVDDCKFGGSVKKNEINRTTHVGLGNRAKNHMAFSPPAASWNIDENHAQPTRIVVLKPSLGKTHNYRAASSSPSASPRVSQTETSFVNMEANEAQESREVAQTITQHMRVNIGGHQRDETLLSSVFANGYIGDESSFNKSEKEYAAGNISDSEVMSPASRHSWDYINRFGSPYSCSSLGRASYSPESSVSREAKKRLSERWAMVASNGSCQEQRQMRRSSSNTLGEMLALSDIKTAGRIEQESIKEDPQISNSASVSNSKDDDAINKSPRNLLRSKSVPLSSTAFSSQLNVGAPDPVTGENDLPKQTTKPRSTKSSLKGKVSNLFFSRNKKSNKDGAKCLQSNDELQSGAKPLHSLSKVDKYSGEFLDDRRVECSASDLHESSCALTCEDLVGKQGTTSPEVVLSGARSLHAGHPCENQDQPSPISVLEAPFEEDEHPACISSGSIKPDRHAGAELSLHPIKSNLIDKSPPIGSIARTLSWDDSCADTASSVYVRPSSSTQRIEEVEREWFSFVQTLLTVAGLDEVQSDAFSTMWHSPESPLDPSLREKYIDLNEKETLHEAKRRQRRSTQKLVFDCVNAALLEIAGYGPDNCQRAIPSMGVHNNLPQGTRLVLLDQVWDRMKEWFPSEAKYLSIDGGDLDSLVVEGMVTKEVTGKWWLENLRLELDNVEIEIEGKLLEELVHESVVEFAGRM; from the exons ATGAATGGGTTTCCGAATGGGAAGAGTCGTAATCATGATAAACCTTCTCCAGGATGCTTGGGACGAATGGTGAACCTCTTTGATTTAAATTCAGGGGTGGCAGGAAATAGGCTGCTTACAGATAAACCACATCGCGATG GTTCACTCTCGAGGAGCCAATCAGATCTGGTGCGGTTGTCGCCATCTTCTGAGGATCAAGTAGAAGAAAAACTG GTTGTCTCGAATTTGAAGAGGACTAGTTCAAACAGGAAATCAAATGGAACACCAATTAAGATGCTTATAGCCCAAGAAATGTCCAAGGAAATAGATTCTAGTCACAATCCACCTAGTGTTGTTGCCAAGCTGATGGGGCTTGATGCTCTTCCGCAGAAATCTGTTCCAGCTATAAGACATAATTTTGGAGCTCATTCGCGGTGTCATACAGATTCCTCTTTCAGCTATTGCCAGCACGAAAACGAATCCTTGACGGAAGAACTGCAGCAAGAATTTCATCAATACCCAGAGCAGAATGAATATAAAGATGTTTATGAAGTTTGGCAGCAACCCCAAAAAACGAACTGTGTGAGAAGTAAATCCCCACAAAAGGCAAGACACGACGAAACTAGTTTGGACAAGAAGTCAGCCTTTGTTCGTCAGAAGTTTATTGAAGCAAAATGTTTATCCATAGATGAACAACTTCGCGAGTCTACGGAATTCCAAGATGCATTGGATGTCTTAAGTTCCAACACGGATCTGTTCCTCAAGTTTCTGCAAGAACCAAATCCAATGTTTTCTCAGCATTTATATAAGTTGCAGTCTATACCTCCTCCTCCTGAGACAAAGCGAATAACTGTTCTAAGACCATCAAAAATGGTTGATGATTGTAAATTTGGTGGATcagtgaagaaaaatgaaataaacagaACAACCCATGTAGGTCTGGGAAACAGGGCAAAAAACCATATGGCATTTTCCCCTCCCGCAGCAAGTTGGAACATTGATGAAAATCATGCTCAACCTACACGGATAGTCGTGTTAAAACCAAGCCTTGGTAAGACTCACAACTATAGGGCTGCAAGTTCTTCACCTTCAGCATCACCGAGAGTATCACAAACTGAAACAAGTTTCGTCAACATGGAGGCTAATGAAGCTCAAGAATCAAGAGAAGTGGCACAAACTATCACACAGCATATGCGAGTAAACATAGGTGGACATCAAAGGGATGAAACATTACTTTCTTCTGTATTTGCAAATGGCTACATTGGTGATGAAAGCTCATTTAATAAATCTGAAAAAGAGTATGCAGCTGGAAATATCAGTGATTCTGAAGTCATGTCACCAGCTTCTAGGCACTCGTGGGATTATATCAATAGGTTTGGCAGCCCTTATTCTTGCTCCTCCTTGGGCCGTGCTTCTTATTCCCCTGAATCTTCAGTTTCTAGAGAAGCCAAGAAGCGACTTTCTGAGAGATGGGCGATGGTGGCATCTAATGGCAGTTGTCAAGAACAAAGACAAATGAGGAGAAGCTCCAGCAACACTTTAGGTGAGATGCTTGCTCTTTCTGATATTAAGACGGCAGGAAGAATAGAGCAGGAGAGTATTAAAGAAGATCCCCAGATTTCAAATTCCGCCTCGGTGAGTAATTCCAAAGATGATGATGCTATCAACAAGTCACCAAGGAATCTCTTGAGGTCTAAATCTGTCCCTCTATCCTCTACTGCATTCAGTTCGCAGTTGAATGTGGGTGCCCCAGATCCTGTGACCGGAGAAAATGACCTCCCCAAGCAGACAACAAAACCGAGAAGTACAAAATCATCACTGAAAGGGAAGGTCTCAAATCTTTTCTTCTCTAGGAACAAAAAGTCAAACAAAGACGGAGCCAAGTGCTTGCAATCCAATGATGAATTGCAGTCAGGTGCAAAGCCTTTACATTCTCTATCAAAAGTTGACAAATATAGTGGTGAATTCCTTGATGATCGAAGGGTTGAGTGCTCAGCAAGCGATCTTCATGAATCATCATGTGCGCTAACTTGTGAAGATTTAGTTGGGAAGCAAGGCACAACCTCTCCTGAG GTTGTGCTCTCTGGAGCAAGATCTTTGCACGCTGGACACCCATGTGAGAACCAGGACCAACCAAGTCCTATATCAGTTTTGGAGGCACCATTTGAAGAGGATGAACATCCAGCATGTATATCATCTGGCAGTATCAAGCCAGACCGTCATG CAGGTGCCGAGTTGTCTCTTCACCCTATAAAGTCCAACTTGATCGATAAATCTCCTCCAATAGGATCAATTGCTCGTACATTATCATGGGACGATTCCTGTGCAGATACAGCCAGTTCAGTTTACGTGAGACCATCATCATCCACTCAGAGGATTGAGGAAGTAGAACGTGAATGGTTCTCTTTTGTTCAAACATTACTAACTGTGGCTGGTCTTGATGAAGTGCAGTCTGACGCTTTCTCAACCATGTGGCATTCTCCTGAAAGCCCTTTGGACCCGTCACTCAGAGAAAAATACATTGATCTGAATGAGAAGGAGACACTACATGAGGCTAAGCGAAGACAAAGGAGATCAACCCAGAAGCTTGTGTTTGATTGTGTAAATGCAGCTTTACTAGAAATTGCAGGATATGGGCCAGACAATTGCCAAAGAGCCATACCTTCTATGGGGGTCCATAATAATCTGCCACAGGGAACTAGGCTAGTATTGTTGGACCAAGTGTGGGACCGAATGAAGGAATGGTTTCCTAGTGAAGCGAAATATCTCTCTATTGATGGCGGGGACTTAGACAGCCTGGTGGTGGAGGGTATGGTAACGAAGGAGGTAACGGGGAAATGGTGGCTTGAAAATTTGAGATTAGAATTAGACAATGTAGAAATCGAAATTGAAGGGAAGTTGCTCGAAGAGCTTGTGCATGAATCTGTCGTTGAATTTGCAGGTAGAATGTGA
- the LOC132050159 gene encoding uncharacterized protein LOC132050159 isoform X1 — translation MNRGIKMNGFPNGKSRNHDKPSPGCLGRMVNLFDLNSGVAGNRLLTDKPHRDGSLSRSQSDLVRLSPSSEDQVEEKLVVSNLKRTSSNRKSNGTPIKMLIAQEMSKEIDSSHNPPSVVAKLMGLDALPQKSVPAIRHNFGAHSRCHTDSSFSYCQHENESLTEELQQEFHQYPEQNEYKDVYEVWQQPQKTNCVRSKSPQKARHDETSLDKKSAFVRQKFIEAKCLSIDEQLRESTEFQDALDVLSSNTDLFLKFLQEPNPMFSQHLYKLQSIPPPPETKRITVLRPSKMVDDCKFGGSVKKNEINRTTHVGLGNRAKNHMAFSPPAASWNIDENHAQPTRIVVLKPSLGKTHNYRAASSSPSASPRVSQTETSFVNMEANEAQESREVAQTITQHMRVNIGGHQRDETLLSSVFANGYIGDESSFNKSEKEYAAGNISDSEVMSPASRHSWDYINRFGSPYSCSSLGRASYSPESSVSREAKKRLSERWAMVASNGSCQEQRQMRRSSSNTLGEMLALSDIKTAGRIEQESIKEDPQISNSASVSNSKDDDAINKSPRNLLRSKSVPLSSTAFSSQLNVGAPDPVTGENDLPKQTTKPRSTKSSLKGKVSNLFFSRNKKSNKDGAKCLQSNDELQSGAKPLHSLSKVDKYSGEFLDDRRVECSASDLHESSCALTCEDLVGKQGTTSPEVVLSGARSLHAGHPCENQDQPSPISVLEAPFEEDEHPACISSGSIKPDRHAGAELSLHPIKSNLIDKSPPIGSIARTLSWDDSCADTASSVYVRPSSSTQRIEEVEREWFSFVQTLLTVAGLDEVQSDAFSTMWHSPESPLDPSLREKYIDLNEKETLHEAKRRQRRSTQKLVFDCVNAALLEIAGYGPDNCQRAIPSMGVHNNLPQGTRLVLLDQVWDRMKEWFPSEAKYLSIDGGDLDSLVVEGMVTKEVTGKWWLENLRLELDNVEIEIEGKLLEELVHESVVEFAGRM, via the exons ATGAATAGAG GAATTAAGATGAATGGGTTTCCGAATGGGAAGAGTCGTAATCATGATAAACCTTCTCCAGGATGCTTGGGACGAATGGTGAACCTCTTTGATTTAAATTCAGGGGTGGCAGGAAATAGGCTGCTTACAGATAAACCACATCGCGATG GTTCACTCTCGAGGAGCCAATCAGATCTGGTGCGGTTGTCGCCATCTTCTGAGGATCAAGTAGAAGAAAAACTG GTTGTCTCGAATTTGAAGAGGACTAGTTCAAACAGGAAATCAAATGGAACACCAATTAAGATGCTTATAGCCCAAGAAATGTCCAAGGAAATAGATTCTAGTCACAATCCACCTAGTGTTGTTGCCAAGCTGATGGGGCTTGATGCTCTTCCGCAGAAATCTGTTCCAGCTATAAGACATAATTTTGGAGCTCATTCGCGGTGTCATACAGATTCCTCTTTCAGCTATTGCCAGCACGAAAACGAATCCTTGACGGAAGAACTGCAGCAAGAATTTCATCAATACCCAGAGCAGAATGAATATAAAGATGTTTATGAAGTTTGGCAGCAACCCCAAAAAACGAACTGTGTGAGAAGTAAATCCCCACAAAAGGCAAGACACGACGAAACTAGTTTGGACAAGAAGTCAGCCTTTGTTCGTCAGAAGTTTATTGAAGCAAAATGTTTATCCATAGATGAACAACTTCGCGAGTCTACGGAATTCCAAGATGCATTGGATGTCTTAAGTTCCAACACGGATCTGTTCCTCAAGTTTCTGCAAGAACCAAATCCAATGTTTTCTCAGCATTTATATAAGTTGCAGTCTATACCTCCTCCTCCTGAGACAAAGCGAATAACTGTTCTAAGACCATCAAAAATGGTTGATGATTGTAAATTTGGTGGATcagtgaagaaaaatgaaataaacagaACAACCCATGTAGGTCTGGGAAACAGGGCAAAAAACCATATGGCATTTTCCCCTCCCGCAGCAAGTTGGAACATTGATGAAAATCATGCTCAACCTACACGGATAGTCGTGTTAAAACCAAGCCTTGGTAAGACTCACAACTATAGGGCTGCAAGTTCTTCACCTTCAGCATCACCGAGAGTATCACAAACTGAAACAAGTTTCGTCAACATGGAGGCTAATGAAGCTCAAGAATCAAGAGAAGTGGCACAAACTATCACACAGCATATGCGAGTAAACATAGGTGGACATCAAAGGGATGAAACATTACTTTCTTCTGTATTTGCAAATGGCTACATTGGTGATGAAAGCTCATTTAATAAATCTGAAAAAGAGTATGCAGCTGGAAATATCAGTGATTCTGAAGTCATGTCACCAGCTTCTAGGCACTCGTGGGATTATATCAATAGGTTTGGCAGCCCTTATTCTTGCTCCTCCTTGGGCCGTGCTTCTTATTCCCCTGAATCTTCAGTTTCTAGAGAAGCCAAGAAGCGACTTTCTGAGAGATGGGCGATGGTGGCATCTAATGGCAGTTGTCAAGAACAAAGACAAATGAGGAGAAGCTCCAGCAACACTTTAGGTGAGATGCTTGCTCTTTCTGATATTAAGACGGCAGGAAGAATAGAGCAGGAGAGTATTAAAGAAGATCCCCAGATTTCAAATTCCGCCTCGGTGAGTAATTCCAAAGATGATGATGCTATCAACAAGTCACCAAGGAATCTCTTGAGGTCTAAATCTGTCCCTCTATCCTCTACTGCATTCAGTTCGCAGTTGAATGTGGGTGCCCCAGATCCTGTGACCGGAGAAAATGACCTCCCCAAGCAGACAACAAAACCGAGAAGTACAAAATCATCACTGAAAGGGAAGGTCTCAAATCTTTTCTTCTCTAGGAACAAAAAGTCAAACAAAGACGGAGCCAAGTGCTTGCAATCCAATGATGAATTGCAGTCAGGTGCAAAGCCTTTACATTCTCTATCAAAAGTTGACAAATATAGTGGTGAATTCCTTGATGATCGAAGGGTTGAGTGCTCAGCAAGCGATCTTCATGAATCATCATGTGCGCTAACTTGTGAAGATTTAGTTGGGAAGCAAGGCACAACCTCTCCTGAG GTTGTGCTCTCTGGAGCAAGATCTTTGCACGCTGGACACCCATGTGAGAACCAGGACCAACCAAGTCCTATATCAGTTTTGGAGGCACCATTTGAAGAGGATGAACATCCAGCATGTATATCATCTGGCAGTATCAAGCCAGACCGTCATG CAGGTGCCGAGTTGTCTCTTCACCCTATAAAGTCCAACTTGATCGATAAATCTCCTCCAATAGGATCAATTGCTCGTACATTATCATGGGACGATTCCTGTGCAGATACAGCCAGTTCAGTTTACGTGAGACCATCATCATCCACTCAGAGGATTGAGGAAGTAGAACGTGAATGGTTCTCTTTTGTTCAAACATTACTAACTGTGGCTGGTCTTGATGAAGTGCAGTCTGACGCTTTCTCAACCATGTGGCATTCTCCTGAAAGCCCTTTGGACCCGTCACTCAGAGAAAAATACATTGATCTGAATGAGAAGGAGACACTACATGAGGCTAAGCGAAGACAAAGGAGATCAACCCAGAAGCTTGTGTTTGATTGTGTAAATGCAGCTTTACTAGAAATTGCAGGATATGGGCCAGACAATTGCCAAAGAGCCATACCTTCTATGGGGGTCCATAATAATCTGCCACAGGGAACTAGGCTAGTATTGTTGGACCAAGTGTGGGACCGAATGAAGGAATGGTTTCCTAGTGAAGCGAAATATCTCTCTATTGATGGCGGGGACTTAGACAGCCTGGTGGTGGAGGGTATGGTAACGAAGGAGGTAACGGGGAAATGGTGGCTTGAAAATTTGAGATTAGAATTAGACAATGTAGAAATCGAAATTGAAGGGAAGTTGCTCGAAGAGCTTGTGCATGAATCTGTCGTTGAATTTGCAGGTAGAATGTGA